A stretch of Desulfomonilia bacterium DNA encodes these proteins:
- a CDS encoding YbhB/YbcL family Raf kinase inhibitor-like protein — MIRNNILSLFVLCLAFLITWHTDAYCGQVSREPNKPRTIEGKPGFSLSSLSFGNSQTIPEKYSYNMKPQCSGDNYSPTLVWKGVPAGTKSLAIIMHDPDGGDWTHWVQFNIPPGVMRLDEAKGGPDAGLKGANSFGGIGYAGPCPPSDGRTHRYILTLYALDSEINLQTGVSREYLQKAMSGHILGKALLTGLKKRD; from the coding sequence ATGATCAGAAACAATATATTGAGTCTGTTTGTTCTCTGCCTTGCTTTTCTTATTACATGGCATACTGATGCTTATTGCGGGCAGGTCAGCCGGGAGCCGAACAAACCTCGGACAATAGAAGGTAAACCGGGTTTCAGCCTGAGCAGCCTCTCTTTCGGGAATTCACAGACAATTCCGGAAAAGTACTCATATAACATGAAGCCACAGTGTTCGGGAGATAACTATTCGCCGACCCTTGTCTGGAAAGGTGTGCCTGCCGGGACTAAGAGCCTTGCCATTATTATGCATGACCCTGACGGAGGCGACTGGACGCACTGGGTTCAGTTCAATATCCCGCCCGGTGTAATGAGACTTGATGAGGCGAAGGGCGGTCCTGATGCAGGGCTTAAAGGTGCAAACAGCTTTGGAGGCATTGGATATGCCGGTCCCTGCCCGCCTTCCGACGGCAGAACCCACAGGTATATCTTAACGCTTTATGCCCTTGATTCGGAAATTAATCTGCAAACAGGGGTCAGCAGGGAATATCTTCAAAAGGCCATGTCAGGCCATATCCTAGGCAAGGCTTTACTTACGGGACTGAAAAAGAGGGATTAA
- a CDS encoding cofactor-independent phosphoglycerate mutase: MKYIVILGDGMADYPIDSLGGKTPLEAASTPNIDKLASKSTLGMARTVKPGFPPGSDIANMAVLGLDPTLYYTGRAPIEAVSIGVTLAEDDTAFRINFVTLGKGEDGPVMEDYSAGHISTEEAGVLIDYLRPVITKHSGVSVYRGVEYRHLMVINGFNNSGLKATPPHDITGKAVMPYLPNDKLLKNIIDESISALKDHPVNRARRAKSKREASALWPWGEGKGMRCPTLMDEFGINGAMISAVDLLKGLGKLRGMEVVNVPGATGWIDTDYEAKANAAIDALTRHDFVYVHIEAPDEAGHGGYLKEKIKAIEDIDSRVMPIVLDGLNAMKEPYRLLFMPDHPTPIAKKTHTPEPVPFLLYDSRKNMSAPKRFTEKDALASGLFMEDGYTILKMLLGVAS; the protein is encoded by the coding sequence GTGAAATATATTGTTATACTTGGCGATGGAATGGCCGACTATCCCATAGACTCGCTCGGCGGGAAAACACCTCTTGAGGCGGCGTCCACTCCGAATATAGACAAGCTTGCATCAAAATCGACGCTCGGCATGGCGAGAACGGTAAAGCCGGGATTTCCTCCGGGCAGTGACATCGCAAACATGGCAGTTCTTGGTCTTGATCCCACACTCTATTATACCGGGAGGGCTCCGATCGAAGCGGTAAGCATAGGGGTAACACTTGCGGAGGACGACACCGCATTCAGGATAAATTTCGTGACCCTTGGCAAGGGTGAAGACGGTCCTGTCATGGAAGACTATTCCGCTGGCCATATCTCTACCGAAGAGGCAGGCGTTCTGATCGACTATCTGAGGCCGGTAATCACAAAACATTCCGGGGTCAGTGTTTACCGCGGCGTTGAATACAGGCACCTGATGGTTATAAACGGATTTAACAACAGCGGCTTGAAGGCAACCCCTCCTCATGACATCACAGGAAAGGCTGTCATGCCTTATCTGCCCAATGACAAGCTTTTAAAAAACATCATTGACGAGTCGATATCAGCCCTCAAAGACCACCCTGTAAATCGTGCTCGCAGGGCAAAAAGCAAGCGAGAGGCAAGCGCGCTATGGCCATGGGGTGAGGGAAAAGGCATGAGGTGCCCCACTCTTATGGATGAATTCGGAATAAACGGGGCCATGATATCGGCAGTTGACCTGCTGAAGGGGCTCGGAAAACTCAGAGGCATGGAGGTGGTAAATGTCCCCGGGGCAACCGGATGGATAGATACCGACTATGAGGCAAAGGCTAATGCCGCGATAGATGCCTTGACCAGACATGATTTTGTATATGTCCATATCGAAGCACCTGATGAGGCCGGCCACGGCGGATATCTGAAGGAGAAGATAAAGGCGATTGAAGATATCGATTCAAGGGTAATGCCGATTGTCCTTGATGGCCTCAACGCAATGAAAGAACCTTACAGACTTCTTTTCATGCCGGACCACCCGACCCCTATAGCAAAGAAAACCCATACGCCTGAGCCTGTGCCGTTTCTCCTCTACGACAGCAGAAAGAACATGTCTGCGCCTAAAAGGTTTACAGAGAAAGACGCGCTGGCATCAGGCCTGTTCATGGAAGACGGATATACTATCCTTAAAATGCTTCTCGGGGTTGCAAGTTAG
- a CDS encoding homoserine dehydrogenase yields the protein MMREIKIGIIGFGTIGAGVAKTLIQNMGLLEERLGFPLTLKKVADIDIAREREIILPEAILTTDANEIINDPEIDIVVELIGGIEPAKTFITNALKAGKHVVTANKALLAAKGKSLFDTAQSCGRDLYFEAAVGGGIPIIKTLREALIANNYIFIHGIMNGTCNYILTEMTEKGVCFNDVLKTAQKLGYAEADPTLDIEGHDAAHKLAILCSLAYGTAPDLKGMYVEGISKLDSIDITYAKELGYKVKLLGIAIDRGARVEARVHPVLIPFSYQLARVDGVFNAFYVKGDIVDTTLFYGRGAGMMPTASAVMSDIADIARNIQAGVAGRIPHLGYRKDQSLKKSFMPIEEISTNYYLRIKVADKPGVLAKIAGILGEKDISILSVIQKPAPEDKFVQVVMMTHEAREADMMEAIKTLSLIKEVGGKPIVLRVEDNSIKKK from the coding sequence ATGATGAGAGAGATCAAGATTGGGATTATCGGATTCGGAACAATCGGCGCGGGCGTTGCAAAGACCCTCATCCAGAATATGGGTCTTTTGGAGGAAAGGCTCGGCTTTCCTTTGACGCTCAAAAAGGTGGCCGACATAGACATCGCCAGGGAAAGGGAAATTATACTTCCTGAAGCAATCCTTACAACAGATGCAAACGAGATCATCAATGATCCGGAGATTGATATCGTGGTTGAGCTGATCGGGGGAATTGAACCTGCAAAGACGTTCATAACGAACGCGCTCAAGGCTGGGAAACACGTTGTGACGGCCAATAAGGCCCTGCTCGCGGCAAAGGGAAAATCCCTGTTCGATACTGCGCAATCCTGCGGCAGAGACCTTTATTTCGAGGCGGCAGTCGGCGGCGGCATCCCAATAATCAAAACCTTGAGGGAAGCCCTGATCGCCAATAACTATATATTCATACACGGTATAATGAACGGAACCTGCAACTACATACTGACGGAGATGACCGAAAAGGGCGTATGCTTCAATGATGTCCTGAAAACTGCCCAGAAACTCGGCTATGCCGAGGCTGACCCTACGCTGGACATCGAAGGTCACGATGCCGCACACAAGCTTGCAATCCTGTGCAGCCTTGCCTACGGGACCGCACCCGATCTAAAAGGCATGTATGTGGAAGGCATCTCCAAGCTGGACAGCATTGACATAACCTATGCCAAAGAACTCGGATACAAGGTGAAGCTACTCGGCATAGCCATAGACAGAGGCGCCAGAGTAGAGGCCCGTGTCCATCCCGTATTGATTCCCTTTTCATATCAGCTTGCCCGCGTTGACGGCGTATTCAATGCATTCTATGTCAAGGGCGACATCGTCGACACGACCCTTTTCTACGGCAGGGGAGCGGGTATGATGCCCACCGCTTCTGCAGTAATGAGCGATATTGCCGACATCGCCAGGAACATACAGGCAGGTGTTGCAGGCAGAATTCCCCATCTCGGATACAGAAAAGACCAGAGTCTGAAAAAGAGCTTCATGCCTATCGAGGAGATAAGCACAAACTACTATCTGAGAATAAAAGTGGCGGACAAACCCGGCGTGCTTGCTAAAATTGCAGGGATACTCGGAGAAAAAGACATAAGCATTCTCTCCGTCATACAGAAGCCGGCGCCTGAAGACAAATTCGTGCAGGTGGTCATGATGACACACGAGGCCAGGGAAGCAGACATGATGGAGGCTATAAAAACGCTTTCCCTTATCAAGGAAGTCGGTGGAAAACCCATTGTCTTAAGGGTCGAAGACAATTCCATCAAGAAGAAATGA
- the secG gene encoding preprotein translocase subunit SecG: MTIHILVAVFLIISILLQAGKGSDLGAVFGGSGSQALFGTAGPMDFIKKATIVLVVLFMVNSLLLGYVVKAKPSTSVMTSSPKPKAAQTVPAPAGKPAVPAATASPAQQAKPAQPASPQQSPSPSK, translated from the coding sequence TTGACAATACACATTCTGGTCGCAGTTTTTTTAATCATCTCGATTCTGCTTCAGGCGGGAAAAGGTTCCGATCTCGGGGCGGTATTCGGAGGGAGCGGTTCACAGGCACTTTTTGGAACTGCCGGGCCAATGGATTTTATCAAGAAGGCCACCATAGTTCTTGTGGTTCTTTTTATGGTGAACTCACTGCTTCTTGGCTATGTTGTTAAAGCAAAGCCTTCTACAAGCGTTATGACCTCATCTCCAAAACCAAAAGCTGCACAGACTGTACCGGCTCCTGCAGGGAAGCCGGCTGTTCCTGCTGCTACTGCATCACCCGCTCAGCAGGCAAAGCCAGCACAGCCAGCATCACCTCAGCAGTCACCATCTCCTTCAAAATAA
- a CDS encoding cation-translocating P-type ATPase, whose amino-acid sequence MTNWYSLKTPSVLDELKTTINGLSTDDAARRLQEDGPNELKEQGTKSPFVILWEQFTAFMVLILIAAAIISFFLGEHVDAIAIMVIVIVNGILGFQQEFKAEKAMAALKRMSVPTIKVKREGNVIEIPSIEIVHGDIVLLEAGNLIPADGRLIESANLRVQEAALTGESEPVEKHEDIVEGDNIPLGDRKNMAYMGTVVTYGRGQMVVTATGMSTELGNIASMLQKVGGEQTPLQKRLDQIGKKLALLAAILVCIIFIEGLITEGRGAIKELFLTAVSMAVAAVPEGLPAVVTIALALGAQRMLRRRALIRKLPAVETLGSVTVICSDKTGTLTENVMTVTMLDVAGHTLDFTEHLKKTGPILDFDDPDIPMEKVHNMALLLAGGTLCNDAELRIDKSTGNISAIGDPTEGAIVVAAMKAGLSKTEMEKDMQRVLELPFDSERKCMTTVHAASKDTIMDELRNWHANAGAPSFVAFTKGAVDQLLGGTTSVLNDGVVEPADAKIRESILAANNNMAGKGMRVLGVAYRTFDAKPAPDQLEKDLVFVGMIGMIDPPRQEVKESVHTCKTAGIRPVMITGDHPLTAAHIARELGIYDGGRIITGRELAGMSIEDLENVVEDVSVYARVSPEHKLNIVKALQDKGHIVAMTGDGVNDAPALKKADIGVAMGITGTDVSKEASDMVLLDDNFATIVAAAEEGRAIYDNIRKFFKYLMATNSGELMVMISAPFFGMPLPLLPLQILWMNLVTDGLPALALGVEPADSDIMKRPPYPSNESIFARGIGFHILWVGVLMAIICVGMGYWGFSTNNPEWQTMVFTTLTLTQMAHVLAIRSERKSLFTIGLMSNKPLLAAVMATILLQLVLIYVPFLQNIFKTVALGPVDLLVSLLLSTVIFFAVEFEKWLFRLRDARKTGIK is encoded by the coding sequence TTGACAAACTGGTATTCATTAAAGACACCATCGGTGCTTGATGAGCTGAAAACTACAATAAACGGCCTGTCCACGGATGATGCTGCAAGGCGTCTTCAAGAAGACGGTCCGAATGAACTTAAAGAACAGGGGACAAAAAGTCCCTTTGTCATACTTTGGGAACAGTTCACGGCGTTCATGGTTCTGATTCTTATTGCAGCTGCTATCATTTCCTTTTTCCTTGGAGAGCATGTTGATGCGATAGCCATAATGGTTATCGTCATCGTGAACGGGATACTGGGTTTTCAGCAGGAATTTAAGGCGGAAAAAGCCATGGCCGCCCTGAAAAGAATGTCTGTTCCCACTATCAAAGTCAAACGCGAAGGAAATGTGATAGAGATTCCATCTATTGAGATCGTTCACGGGGATATTGTTCTTCTGGAGGCGGGCAATCTCATTCCAGCCGACGGCAGGCTGATCGAATCAGCCAATCTGCGAGTACAAGAGGCTGCGCTTACTGGAGAAAGCGAGCCAGTTGAAAAGCACGAAGACATTGTTGAAGGCGATAATATCCCTCTGGGTGACAGAAAAAACATGGCATATATGGGCACGGTGGTAACATACGGCCGGGGCCAGATGGTTGTGACAGCCACCGGCATGTCAACGGAGCTGGGCAATATTGCATCGATGTTGCAGAAGGTAGGCGGTGAACAGACTCCTCTTCAGAAAAGACTGGACCAAATCGGCAAGAAACTTGCGCTTCTGGCCGCCATCCTTGTATGTATAATTTTTATTGAAGGGCTGATTACCGAGGGCAGAGGTGCAATAAAGGAGCTGTTCCTGACCGCGGTCAGCATGGCTGTCGCGGCGGTTCCGGAAGGGCTTCCCGCCGTGGTCACGATAGCCCTTGCTCTAGGGGCGCAGCGCATGCTCAGGCGAAGGGCTCTCATCCGTAAACTGCCGGCTGTTGAAACGCTTGGCTCGGTGACTGTCATATGTTCCGACAAAACTGGAACCCTTACTGAAAATGTCATGACTGTAACCATGCTGGATGTAGCCGGGCACACTCTTGACTTTACAGAACACCTGAAGAAAACAGGCCCTATTCTTGATTTCGATGATCCGGATATACCAATGGAAAAAGTGCATAACATGGCGCTTCTTCTAGCAGGTGGGACGTTGTGCAATGATGCGGAACTGAGGATTGATAAATCTACTGGCAATATAAGCGCAATCGGCGACCCTACAGAAGGTGCAATTGTCGTTGCCGCGATGAAGGCCGGGCTTTCAAAGACCGAGATGGAGAAAGACATGCAGAGGGTTCTTGAACTGCCGTTTGATTCGGAACGCAAATGCATGACAACTGTACATGCTGCATCAAAAGATACCATCATGGATGAGCTAAGAAACTGGCATGCGAATGCAGGGGCGCCTTCATTTGTCGCATTCACGAAAGGAGCAGTTGACCAGCTTCTCGGCGGAACCACATCAGTATTGAACGATGGGGTTGTTGAGCCGGCCGATGCCAAAATCAGAGAAAGCATTCTGGCGGCAAACAATAATATGGCGGGTAAAGGCATGAGGGTTCTGGGTGTTGCCTACAGAACATTTGATGCAAAACCTGCTCCGGATCAGCTTGAAAAAGACCTGGTTTTCGTGGGTATGATCGGGATGATCGACCCGCCGAGGCAGGAGGTTAAGGAATCTGTTCATACCTGCAAGACCGCGGGAATAAGGCCTGTGATGATAACAGGCGACCATCCTCTGACAGCGGCTCATATTGCCAGGGAACTGGGAATCTATGATGGCGGCAGGATTATTACGGGCCGGGAACTTGCAGGCATGTCGATTGAGGATCTGGAAAACGTTGTCGAGGATGTCTCGGTCTATGCAAGGGTATCTCCTGAACACAAGCTTAATATAGTAAAGGCGCTTCAGGACAAGGGTCATATAGTGGCCATGACCGGCGATGGGGTAAACGATGCACCTGCGCTCAAAAAGGCGGATATCGGGGTGGCGATGGGCATTACCGGGACCGATGTCTCTAAAGAGGCCTCGGACATGGTGCTGCTGGATGATAATTTCGCCACGATCGTGGCCGCAGCCGAAGAAGGCCGTGCCATTTATGATAATATAAGAAAATTTTTCAAATATCTTATGGCAACCAATTCCGGTGAGCTGATGGTAATGATTTCCGCACCTTTTTTTGGAATGCCGCTCCCGCTGCTTCCTCTGCAGATACTCTGGATGAATCTGGTAACCGATGGTTTGCCTGCACTTGCACTGGGTGTCGAACCTGCTGATTCCGATATCATGAAGCGGCCGCCTTATCCATCGAATGAGAGCATTTTTGCGCGTGGCATCGGCTTTCATATATTATGGGTAGGCGTATTAATGGCGATAATATGCGTGGGAATGGGCTATTGGGGATTCAGCACAAACAATCCTGAATGGCAGACAATGGTCTTTACTACCCTGACCCTTACACAGATGGCGCATGTCTTGGCGATCCGGTCTGAAAGGAAATCGCTGTTTACGATAGGGCTCATGTCAAACAAGCCTCTGCTTGCAGCAGTGATGGCTACGATTCTTCTACAGCTTGTTCTTATATATGTGCCTTTCCTTCAGAATATATTCAAGACGGTTGCCCTGGGGCCGGTTGATCTGCTGGTAAGCCTGTTGCTGAGTACTGTAATCTTTTTTGCCGTCGAATTTGAGAAGTGGCTGTTCAGGCTGAGAGATGCCAGAAAAACTGGTATAAAATAG
- the tpiA gene encoding triose-phosphate isomerase: MRKKVIAGNWKMYKSLSEVKTFASEFKDMVTAIDDREIVICPPFIHIRTLVELFAGSPVKIGGQNLFWEDEGAFTAEISGPMLKSAGASYVIIGHSERRQYFCETDETVNKRLFAALKSGLMPIVCIGETLNQRESGSTFNVIDTQVKNGLKGLAGGDVLRLVVAYEPVWAIGTGKTATPEIAQEVHSYIRSILSDMFGSEASGSIPILYGGSVKPENIDMLMAQKDIDGALVGGASLKADSFVRIVKYRS, from the coding sequence ATGAGAAAAAAGGTGATTGCCGGCAACTGGAAGATGTATAAATCACTGAGTGAAGTGAAAACCTTTGCATCAGAATTCAAAGATATGGTTACGGCAATAGATGACAGAGAAATAGTCATATGTCCCCCGTTCATACATATCAGAACCCTGGTTGAGTTATTTGCAGGGTCGCCAGTAAAAATAGGCGGACAGAATCTTTTCTGGGAAGATGAAGGTGCTTTCACTGCAGAAATAAGCGGTCCCATGCTTAAATCTGCAGGGGCAAGCTATGTCATTATAGGCCACTCCGAGAGAAGGCAGTATTTTTGTGAAACAGACGAGACAGTCAATAAAAGACTTTTTGCTGCGCTGAAGAGCGGGCTCATGCCGATTGTATGCATTGGTGAGACACTCAATCAGCGTGAAAGCGGATCTACATTCAATGTTATTGACACACAGGTAAAAAATGGGCTAAAGGGGCTTGCCGGTGGAGATGTTCTAAGGCTTGTTGTTGCCTATGAGCCTGTATGGGCAATAGGGACCGGAAAGACTGCCACACCAGAGATTGCACAGGAAGTACATTCATATATCAGGTCAATCCTGTCAGATATGTTTGGAAGTGAGGCATCTGGAAGCATTCCTATTCTGTATGGCGGCAGTGTGAAGCCTGAAAATATAGACATGCTGATGGCACAAAAAGATATTGACGGTGCGCTTGTGGGTGGTGCAAGCCTGAAGGCTGATTCTTTCGTGCGCATAGTAAAATACAGGAGTTAA
- a CDS encoding HDOD domain-containing protein has product MPEYISGIEGLIADPKASARDLCEIIDSSPDLSGVIINAANSPFYNLSKRAASTIQAVQAIGFKEVMAVARCHAVYEMFASDRSSLSEKVIAHGSAVGTAAVLISMHLKMKLSAEIFLAGLVHDIGKVFMSLFMTDTFEKFIRELNDPENLLGYHRLEAIIFEVTHSETGAAVLERAGFDVNTINAVLYHHKSPEKGQAPLLASIIHIADIICNIKGLTPFKGLTFPMAEQELLLPVQDVKKDFGAKDMVYLADRMDIEVERLRPFYAALR; this is encoded by the coding sequence ATGCCTGAATATATATCCGGAATTGAAGGCCTTATTGCCGACCCTAAAGCATCAGCCCGGGATTTATGCGAGATTATCGACAGTAGCCCCGATTTGTCCGGTGTCATAATTAATGCGGCTAATTCTCCTTTTTACAATCTTTCGAAAAGGGCAGCCAGTACTATTCAGGCGGTTCAGGCCATCGGATTTAAAGAGGTAATGGCTGTTGCAAGATGTCATGCCGTATATGAGATGTTCGCATCGGACAGGTCAAGTCTTTCTGAAAAGGTTATTGCCCACGGAAGTGCGGTGGGAACGGCCGCTGTCCTTATTTCCATGCATCTGAAAATGAAGCTGAGTGCTGAAATATTTCTTGCAGGACTTGTTCACGATATCGGCAAGGTGTTCATGTCATTATTCATGACTGACACTTTTGAAAAGTTCATCCGGGAGCTGAACGATCCGGAGAATCTTCTGGGATACCATAGGCTTGAAGCCATTATCTTTGAAGTAACGCATTCGGAAACCGGCGCAGCGGTTCTAGAAAGGGCAGGTTTCGATGTTAACACCATAAATGCGGTTTTATATCATCATAAAAGTCCTGAGAAGGGGCAGGCCCCTTTGCTGGCCTCCATAATCCATATCGCCGATATTATCTGCAATATAAAAGGTCTTACGCCGTTCAAGGGGCTCACTTTTCCTATGGCAGAACAGGAATTGCTTTTGCCTGTTCAGGATGTGAAAAAGGATTTTGGTGCAAAGGACATGGTGTATCTGGCCGACAGGATGGATATAGAGGTCGAGAGGTTGAGGCCGTTTTATGCGGCGTTAAGATGA
- a CDS encoding AtpZ/AtpI family protein, with product MKKNKKEKIPRELMQKITRISAHGLVLVVVTFLGLYLGMYIDKVTGLTPNFTFLFLIVGIILGFKGFIQEAITERRAKR from the coding sequence ATGAAAAAGAATAAAAAAGAAAAGATCCCAAGGGAACTGATGCAGAAGATAACAAGAATCAGCGCGCACGGTCTGGTACTGGTTGTTGTGACTTTTCTCGGGCTTTATCTGGGAATGTACATTGACAAGGTAACCGGTCTGACACCCAACTTCACTTTCCTTTTCCTTATAGTCGGTATAATTCTGGGTTTCAAAGGCTTCATTCAGGAGGCTATTACGGAAAGGAGGGCAAAAAGATGA
- a CDS encoding phosphoglycerate kinase — protein MAIKSIKDIEIKGKRVLIRVDFNVPLDETCKITDDSRIRAAIPTIKYAVDSGAKVIVMSHLGRPKGKVVKSQSLMPVARRLSELLGISVNMAPDCIGPNVREMVEVLKPGEVLLLENLRFHPEEEKNDPEFSKQLASFADCYVNDAFATAHRAHASNSGVCSYINDTAAGFLMLDEVNYINRVLKDIKRPFAAVIGGAKVSGKLEVLENLLDKVDKLIIGGGMAYTFLKAVGFNVGKSIVEQDLIDTAKSIIEKAGSKGVKIYLPVDSVCAAELKQGIPVYIKTAQEHPEDLMGLDIGPASRLLYCEAMADCQTIVWNGPMGVFEIKEFSEGTMKIAQAIGSSKGFTIVGGGDTDAALHKSGNYDKVGFVSTAGGAFLEMLEGKVLPGVAVLDK, from the coding sequence ATGGCAATCAAGTCCATAAAGGATATTGAGATTAAAGGCAAAAGAGTTCTTATCAGGGTTGATTTTAATGTACCGCTGGATGAAACATGTAAAATTACTGATGATTCCCGTATCAGGGCTGCTATACCAACAATCAAGTACGCAGTTGATTCCGGAGCAAAAGTTATTGTGATGTCGCATCTCGGGAGACCTAAGGGAAAGGTTGTTAAATCTCAAAGTCTTATGCCTGTGGCCAGGAGGCTATCCGAGCTCCTTGGAATAAGCGTGAATATGGCGCCTGACTGTATAGGACCGAATGTCAGGGAGATGGTTGAGGTGTTGAAACCTGGCGAGGTGCTGCTGCTTGAGAATCTGCGCTTTCACCCGGAGGAAGAGAAGAATGATCCTGAATTCTCGAAACAGCTTGCCAGTTTTGCGGACTGCTATGTCAATGATGCCTTTGCAACTGCACACAGGGCGCATGCATCCAACTCTGGTGTCTGCAGTTACATAAACGATACTGCGGCAGGATTTTTAATGCTTGATGAAGTCAATTATATAAACAGGGTTCTCAAAGATATAAAAAGACCTTTTGCAGCGGTAATCGGAGGTGCAAAGGTTTCCGGCAAACTCGAGGTGCTTGAAAACCTACTGGACAAGGTTGACAAGCTTATAATCGGGGGAGGAATGGCTTATACTTTTCTTAAGGCTGTTGGTTTCAATGTCGGCAAATCCATTGTCGAGCAGGATCTGATTGATACGGCTAAATCTATTATTGAAAAAGCGGGATCCAAGGGCGTTAAGATTTATCTGCCTGTGGATAGTGTGTGTGCAGCGGAATTAAAGCAAGGCATCCCGGTTTATATAAAGACAGCTCAAGAGCATCCCGAAGACCTTATGGGTCTTGATATCGGGCCGGCCTCCCGGCTTCTCTACTGTGAGGCAATGGCTGACTGCCAGACAATTGTCTGGAATGGTCCTATGGGAGTCTTTGAAATAAAAGAATTTTCTGAAGGAACCATGAAAATCGCGCAGGCAATTGGTTCGTCAAAGGGATTTACAATAGTAGGCGGCGGAGATACTGATGCTGCATTGCATAAAAGCGGCAACTATGACAAGGTCGGTTTTGTTTCCACTGCTGGTGGGGCATTTCTCGAAATGCTTGAAGGAAAAGTGCTGCCTGGTGTAGCGGTTCTGGACAAATAA
- a CDS encoding amidophosphoribosyltransferase, which produces MGGFFGVASKDDCVKELFYGTDYHSHLGTMRGGMAVLKGRSFKRSIHNIENAYFRNKFEPDLSEFEGNMGIGVISDTDAQPLVLNSHLGRFGIVTVSKINNTTELSELAFKHKNYFTETSGDDINPTELIAVTICEQGSYAEGLAYAQEMVKGSCSILLLTEHGIYASRDKLGRTPIIVGRKDGAYAVSSESSAFLNLGYIEEYCLGPGEIVLITPDGIEQIKVPGEKMQVCSFLWVYYGYPTSNYEGINVEYVRYRCGNALGRNDSMPADIVSGIPDSGIGHAIGYANERHIAYMRPYVKYTPTWPRSFMPQNQEMRDLVARMKLIPNRALIEGKRLVFCDDSIVRGTQLKDNVQILYSCGASEIHMRVACPPLVYPCEFLNFSRSRSSLDLASRTAMKELGIDPEKCDCLDQYADADSEKYAEMVECIRKRLKLTTLKYQRLDDLVDAIGLPKDKLCTHCWDGSSYM; this is translated from the coding sequence ATGGGCGGATTCTTCGGAGTTGCTTCAAAAGACGATTGCGTTAAAGAATTGTTCTATGGAACCGATTATCATTCTCATCTTGGAACAATGAGGGGCGGCATGGCAGTCCTGAAAGGCCGCTCATTCAAAAGATCCATCCACAACATCGAAAATGCCTATTTCAGAAACAAGTTCGAACCGGACTTGTCAGAATTTGAGGGTAACATGGGAATCGGTGTCATAAGCGATACTGATGCCCAGCCTCTGGTGCTGAATTCTCATCTGGGAAGGTTCGGTATTGTGACGGTATCGAAGATTAACAATACGACGGAACTCTCCGAACTGGCTTTCAAACACAAAAACTATTTCACCGAAACATCAGGCGATGACATAAACCCGACCGAGCTTATAGCCGTAACCATATGCGAGCAAGGCTCATATGCGGAGGGACTTGCCTATGCGCAGGAGATGGTTAAAGGTTCATGCTCAATTCTTCTGCTTACTGAACATGGTATCTATGCCTCGCGTGATAAACTTGGGCGCACCCCGATTATAGTTGGCAGAAAAGATGGCGCCTATGCCGTCAGTTCTGAATCCAGCGCCTTTCTCAACCTTGGCTATATTGAGGAATACTGCCTCGGCCCCGGCGAGATCGTGCTTATAACTCCGGACGGCATTGAGCAAATAAAAGTACCGGGCGAAAAGATGCAGGTCTGCTCGTTTTTATGGGTTTATTATGGTTATCCGACTTCCAATTATGAAGGCATCAACGTGGAATATGTACGTTACCGTTGCGGGAATGCGCTGGGGCGAAATGACAGCATGCCGGCTGACATCGTTTCGGGAATACCCGATTCGGGAATCGGCCATGCAATAGGCTATGCAAACGAACGCCATATCGCATACATGAGACCTTATGTAAAATACACACCCACCTGGCCCAGGAGCTTTATGCCCCAAAATCAGGAAATGCGAGATCTGGTGGCCAGGATGAAGCTTATTCCAAACAGGGCGCTTATTGAAGGCAAACGGCTTGTATTCTGCGATGATTCGATCGTGAGGGGCACACAGCTTAAAGACAATGTCCAGATACTTTACAGCTGCGGCGCGTCCGAGATTCATATGCGTGTTGCCTGTCCGCCTCTTGTCTATCCCTGTGAATTTCTGAATTTCTCTCGTTCGCGTTCCTCTCTTGATCTAGCCAGCAGAACTGCAATGAAAGAACTTGGAATCGATCCCGAAAAATGCGACTGCCTTGATCAATATGCTGATGCGGATTCAGAGAAATATGCGGAAATGGTTGAATGCATTAGAAAGAGACTCAAGCTGACTACCTTAAAATATCAGCGTCTTGACGATCTGGTTGATGCAATTGGATTGCCCAAAGATAAACTCTGCACGCATTGCTGGGATGGCTCCAGCTACATGTAG